One Bifidobacterium crudilactis genomic region harbors:
- a CDS encoding helix-turn-helix transcriptional regulator, translating into MAEGTNGRRRFSDKWGKHELDVLAVLSSAFPQWLTSRQIAQRVKAYADSYGELADQAAKAAFAKQFQRDRAKLAAMGIAIESRQPEYSSKSEGQDFASYRLQLGDEPRVRLRFDLDDLPVLAAANYLARSISMSQTAEQQVHQSSRTTPRVPQIPIPGLGLDSIAPGLGTQTIPDALQRVIDSRRFAATVDVDGEHINVAYTDSDDLAMFVLEHPGSTIISPREAADAFHRRLVAATEFAEASNTELNDEPHEVSLSERDRTPDHDVAELDDNLAQRANASFQTGSEVDRRLRLMLFLSAHLGEEFSLAELAERFVGKTRNDDELKRAVNVIHKDINTLTTVSDDGEMAGSQFFDIDWSLLDTENIVSATNSLGLERLAGVSPQYLSLITASVSYLAHSPLLPDESRAQADSLYKRLRQHVEPGETPWLSLTGYELEPTSFTVVKRAIDTASLLDMEYTDGAGRTRRKIVAPAKIYVDEGVYYTAVWTDVGDAISESQRTEPDVNGVRPLNGNGKSDTSSNAWQMLRLARIEHAELLTPLHKVEFPDAPISELRKWSFDNGTAAMFITDKPDLPFTKSLPDARTEAHGEGEKVHLTVSSDSWFVAFCISHARHIVAVAPGTLRTMILARARRELSLEQEVTLVDD; encoded by the coding sequence ATGGCAGAGGGAACGAATGGTAGGCGACGGTTCTCCGACAAGTGGGGGAAACATGAATTGGATGTTCTTGCAGTGTTGTCCTCCGCTTTCCCCCAATGGCTTACCTCTCGTCAGATAGCTCAACGAGTCAAGGCATATGCCGACTCATATGGTGAGCTGGCGGATCAAGCCGCCAAGGCAGCTTTTGCGAAACAGTTCCAGCGCGACAGAGCGAAACTGGCCGCGATGGGCATTGCCATCGAATCGAGACAACCTGAGTACTCCTCCAAATCGGAGGGTCAGGATTTCGCATCCTACCGTCTGCAGCTCGGTGATGAACCACGGGTACGACTGCGCTTCGATCTCGATGACCTCCCCGTACTCGCCGCAGCGAACTACCTGGCACGTTCGATTTCCATGTCCCAGACGGCGGAACAACAGGTGCATCAGAGTTCACGGACCACACCGCGCGTCCCTCAGATACCGATTCCAGGATTAGGCCTGGATTCCATCGCCCCCGGACTGGGTACGCAAACCATTCCGGATGCCTTGCAACGCGTCATCGACTCACGACGTTTCGCAGCGACCGTGGATGTGGACGGCGAACACATCAACGTCGCCTATACGGATTCCGACGATTTGGCGATGTTCGTGCTCGAACACCCGGGTTCGACCATCATCAGTCCTCGCGAAGCGGCTGACGCCTTCCACCGAAGGCTTGTGGCGGCTACCGAATTCGCCGAGGCCTCCAATACGGAACTGAACGATGAGCCTCATGAGGTGTCGCTGTCCGAACGCGACCGCACCCCGGACCACGACGTTGCGGAGCTGGATGACAACCTCGCTCAGCGGGCCAATGCATCCTTCCAGACCGGCTCCGAGGTCGACAGAAGACTGCGCCTGATGCTGTTCCTTTCGGCGCACCTCGGGGAGGAATTCTCCCTGGCCGAACTCGCGGAACGCTTCGTCGGCAAAACCCGCAACGACGACGAGCTCAAACGCGCCGTCAACGTCATTCACAAGGACATCAACACCCTGACCACCGTGTCCGATGACGGCGAAATGGCCGGGAGTCAGTTCTTCGACATCGACTGGTCGCTGCTGGACACGGAGAACATCGTCTCGGCAACCAACTCACTCGGCTTGGAACGACTTGCCGGCGTGTCCCCGCAATACCTGAGTCTGATAACCGCTTCGGTCAGCTATCTGGCGCATTCGCCCCTGCTGCCCGACGAATCCCGTGCCCAGGCCGACTCGCTGTACAAACGCCTCAGGCAGCATGTGGAGCCGGGGGAGACCCCTTGGCTAAGCCTTACAGGCTACGAGTTGGAACCGACGAGTTTCACCGTGGTGAAGCGTGCCATCGACACTGCTTCGCTGTTGGATATGGAGTACACCGACGGCGCCGGAAGAACCCGCCGGAAGATCGTCGCCCCTGCGAAGATATACGTTGACGAAGGCGTGTACTATACCGCAGTCTGGACCGATGTCGGCGACGCAATCAGCGAAAGTCAGAGAACGGAACCCGACGTCAACGGCGTCAGGCCTCTTAATGGCAACGGAAAAAGCGACACGTCCTCGAATGCGTGGCAGATGCTCCGACTGGCCCGTATCGAGCATGCGGAGCTGCTCACGCCTTTGCACAAGGTGGAATTCCCCGATGCTCCGATTAGTGAATTGAGAAAATGGAGTTTTGACAACGGTACAGCTGCGATGTTCATCACCGACAAGCCCGATCTGCCCTTCACGAAATCGCTTCCCGATGCCAGAACCGAAGCACACGGAGAGGGAGAGAAGGTCCACCTGACCGTATCCTCGGATTCATGGTTCGTGGCATTCTGCATCTCGCACGCTCGTCATATCGTGGCTGTTGCACCGGGTACTCTCAGGACAATGATTCTCGCGCGAGCACGTCGGGAGCTGAGTCTTGAACAGGAAGTCACTCTAGTAGACGACTGA
- a CDS encoding UTP--glucose-1-phosphate uridylyltransferase — protein sequence MSDAGFEQSAAKMRDKGLSEVAISQFERLYSAWRQDESGDAISEKNIKALTDIPSVRDVHESIDADKALEAFSKTAFLKLNGGLGTSMGLEGAKSMLPVRRHKARQMRFLDIILGQVLTARKRLEVPLPLTFMNSFRTSADTKRVLNRTKAFEQHDIPVEIIQHIEPKILADTGEPVDFPDNRDLEWCPPGHGDVFSTIHESGLLEALEEQGIEYLFISNSDNLGARPSRTIAGHFAESGSSFMVEVAKRTNADRKGGHIVVDKHSGQLLLREMSQVRPGDKRAATNIKKHPYFNTNSIWVRVDALQEKLDEYDGVLPLPVICNDKTVDPSDPDSPAVIQLETAMGSAINLFDDATCIEVDRMRFLPVKTTDDLLIMRSDRFHLTDSFEMEDGNYIFPNVELDERYYKNINDFNERFPYSVPSLAAANSVTIKGDWTFGQNVSMFGDAVLEDLGYPSYVPNGEYVGPQGIEPDEWL from the coding sequence ATGAGCGATGCAGGTTTTGAGCAATCGGCAGCCAAGATGCGCGACAAAGGGCTCAGCGAAGTAGCCATATCGCAGTTCGAACGACTCTACAGCGCTTGGCGACAGGACGAATCCGGAGACGCGATCAGCGAGAAGAACATCAAAGCGCTCACGGACATTCCCTCCGTCAGAGACGTACACGAGAGCATAGATGCCGACAAGGCCCTCGAGGCTTTTTCCAAAACGGCATTTCTGAAGCTCAACGGAGGTCTCGGCACATCCATGGGTCTTGAAGGGGCCAAGTCCATGCTTCCCGTCCGCCGTCACAAGGCACGTCAGATGCGTTTCCTGGATATTATCCTCGGCCAGGTCCTTACCGCACGCAAACGGCTGGAAGTCCCGCTGCCCTTGACCTTCATGAATTCCTTCCGCACCTCAGCGGACACCAAGCGCGTGCTGAACAGAACCAAGGCCTTCGAACAGCACGACATCCCGGTCGAAATCATTCAGCACATCGAGCCCAAGATACTGGCCGACACCGGAGAACCCGTCGATTTCCCCGATAATCGTGACCTCGAATGGTGCCCGCCAGGACACGGCGATGTGTTCTCCACAATCCACGAATCCGGGTTGCTGGAAGCACTTGAGGAACAAGGCATCGAATACCTCTTCATCTCCAACTCCGACAATCTCGGTGCCCGCCCCTCCAGAACGATAGCCGGCCATTTCGCCGAATCGGGTTCCTCCTTCATGGTCGAAGTCGCAAAACGCACGAACGCCGACCGCAAGGGCGGGCATATCGTCGTGGACAAGCACAGCGGACAGCTGCTGCTTCGCGAGATGAGTCAGGTTCGTCCTGGAGACAAACGAGCGGCGACCAACATCAAGAAGCATCCGTACTTCAATACGAACAGCATCTGGGTGCGCGTCGACGCTCTGCAGGAGAAACTCGACGAATACGACGGAGTGCTGCCGCTTCCCGTCATCTGCAACGACAAGACCGTCGACCCGAGCGACCCTGATTCACCGGCGGTGATTCAGTTGGAAACGGCGATGGGTTCGGCTATCAACCTCTTCGATGACGCCACCTGCATCGAAGTGGACAGAATGCGCTTCCTTCCCGTTAAGACCACCGACGACCTGCTCATCATGCGTTCGGACAGATTCCATCTCACCGATTCTTTTGAAATGGAGGATGGCAATTACATCTTCCCCAATGTGGAGCTTGATGAACGCTATTACAAGAACATCAACGATTTCAATGAGCGCTTCCCGTACTCAGTACCGTCGCTCGCGGCCGCGAACTCGGTAACCATCAAGGGCGACTGGACTTTTGGACAGAATGTGTCCATGTTCGGGGATGCCGTGCTTGAAGACCTCGGTTATCCGTCATACGTTCCGAATGGCGAGTACGTAGGTCCGCAGGGGATTGAACCCGACGAGTGGCTGTGA
- a CDS encoding cobalamin-independent methionine synthase II family protein: MLHNDSHILVSHAGSLPRSEQLIEANAARQFAKDGYTLQRNEAFESLESAAVDEVVRHQREVGVDIPNDGEYGKAMSSPVDYGAWWNYIAQRVGGLRIADSDPFDAAPVRSTPGHLRYTTFLDRRDWTRFRDVYTDPNGAILVGKTATAYPSVVGPITYIGQEAVAEDIRNLKAALTSEGAGTGFITAVSPGSAARMGNEYYGSDEELLFAWADALHEEYKAITDAGLELQIDDPSIAEGFDQINPEPSIDDYLNFIQPRIDAMNYALKDIPEEQVRFHVCWGSWHGPHTTDIPFEAIIDKVLQINAGGYTFEAANVRHEHEWRVWEDHKLPEGKVIIPGVVTHSTNVIEHPRLVADRIERFASLVGKENVIASTDCGLGGRVHPHIAWAKLDTLAKGAALASEELWG, translated from the coding sequence ATGCTACATAACGACAGTCACATTCTGGTATCTCACGCTGGCAGTCTTCCACGCAGCGAACAACTCATTGAGGCCAATGCCGCACGGCAATTCGCCAAAGACGGGTACACGCTGCAACGCAACGAAGCATTCGAGTCTTTGGAAAGCGCCGCAGTCGACGAGGTCGTGCGGCATCAGCGCGAAGTCGGCGTCGATATTCCCAACGACGGGGAATACGGCAAGGCGATGAGCTCGCCGGTCGACTACGGAGCCTGGTGGAATTACATCGCGCAACGTGTCGGAGGTCTGCGCATTGCCGATTCCGACCCCTTCGATGCGGCTCCTGTCAGGAGCACGCCCGGGCATCTGCGGTACACCACCTTCCTCGACAGGCGTGATTGGACTCGTTTCAGGGATGTCTACACAGATCCCAACGGCGCCATTCTGGTGGGGAAGACCGCAACCGCGTATCCCAGCGTTGTCGGGCCGATTACCTACATCGGGCAGGAGGCCGTTGCCGAAGATATTCGCAACCTCAAGGCAGCCTTGACCAGCGAAGGTGCCGGTACGGGTTTCATCACGGCCGTGTCCCCGGGCTCGGCGGCTCGTATGGGCAATGAATACTATGGCAGCGACGAGGAGCTCCTGTTCGCCTGGGCCGATGCGCTCCACGAAGAGTACAAGGCGATTACCGACGCCGGCTTGGAATTGCAGATTGATGACCCTTCGATAGCCGAAGGCTTCGATCAGATCAACCCGGAGCCGTCCATCGACGATTATCTCAACTTCATCCAACCGAGAATCGACGCGATGAATTATGCACTCAAAGACATTCCGGAGGAACAGGTGAGATTCCATGTCTGCTGGGGGAGCTGGCATGGTCCTCATACGACCGACATCCCCTTCGAAGCCATCATCGACAAGGTACTGCAGATCAATGCCGGTGGATACACCTTCGAAGCCGCCAACGTGCGCCACGAGCACGAGTGGCGTGTGTGGGAGGATCATAAGCTGCCGGAGGGCAAGGTCATCATCCCCGGCGTAGTGACCCATTCGACCAATGTCATCGAACACCCCCGACTGGTCGCCGACCGGATCGAACGATTTGCCAGCCTGGTCGGCAAGGAGAACGTCATCGCATCGACGGATTGCGGGCTCGGTGGGCGTGTTCATCCTCATATCGCCTGGGCCAAGCTCGACACGCTCGCCAAAGGCGCGGCATTGGCCTCCGAAGAGCTATGGGGCTGA
- the der gene encoding bifunctional cytidylate kinase/GTPase Der has product MITVAIDGPAGVGKSTVSKALAKHFGLAYLDTGAMYRACTWWCLDQGIDLDSVSVDEQHITETVGDFFTEGHADFGVNPDNPTVLADGKDITEQIRSHEVSAHVSAVSGIIPVRNVLIAAQQAYIAAESSKDSYSGGEGIVAEGRDITTVVAPQADVRVLLTAREEVRAARRAGQSAQGVGQDDVRARDKADSKVTSFLSAADGVTTVDNSDMNAEQTLDALISLVEDAIEKKSYEEYAANLNGYELEDDDRDLLESDGSASDEDTRRSRQVGVLAIVGRPNVGKSTLVNRILGRRAAVVEDTPGVTRDRVGYDAEWAGHDFRLVDTGGWESDVEGIESAIASQAQVAVTLADAVVLVVDGQVGLTASDERIVKMLRASGKPILLAVNKVDDSSGEYMAAEFWKLGMGEPYAISAMHGRGIGELLDAAIAGLASAEATSGYLTPTGLRRVALVGRPNVGKSSLLNQLAHEERAVVNELAGTTRDPVDEVIDIAGEDWLFVDTAGIKRRMHKVSGADYYSSLRTQAAIERSELALVLFDSSQPISDQDLKVMSQAVDAGRAIVLIFNKWDLLDDFGRQRLERLWETEFERVTWAQRVNLSALTGWHTNRLLSAMETALVSWDKRIPTGRLNAFLGQIQAAHPHPLRGGKQPRILFATQASNRPPRFVIFATGFLEHGYRRFIERSLREEFGFEGTPIQISVNIREKRRKK; this is encoded by the coding sequence ATGATCACCGTTGCCATAGATGGCCCGGCAGGAGTGGGAAAATCAACGGTTTCCAAGGCCTTGGCGAAACACTTCGGTCTTGCTTATCTGGATACCGGCGCAATGTACCGTGCCTGCACCTGGTGGTGCCTCGACCAGGGCATAGACCTTGATTCAGTGTCGGTCGACGAGCAGCACATCACCGAGACCGTCGGTGACTTTTTCACTGAAGGGCACGCAGACTTCGGCGTGAACCCCGACAACCCAACGGTTCTTGCGGATGGCAAGGACATCACCGAGCAGATTCGCAGTCATGAGGTCTCCGCTCACGTATCGGCGGTTTCCGGCATCATTCCCGTACGCAATGTGCTGATTGCCGCTCAACAGGCGTACATCGCTGCCGAGTCCTCAAAGGATTCGTACTCCGGGGGAGAGGGCATCGTGGCCGAAGGTCGCGACATCACCACCGTCGTGGCTCCACAGGCCGACGTACGAGTGCTGCTGACAGCGCGAGAGGAGGTGCGCGCCGCCAGAAGAGCAGGGCAGTCCGCCCAAGGTGTGGGCCAGGATGACGTTCGTGCCCGAGACAAAGCGGATTCCAAAGTCACCAGCTTCTTGAGCGCGGCGGATGGCGTCACCACCGTCGACAACTCCGACATGAATGCCGAGCAGACGCTCGATGCCTTGATATCTCTGGTCGAAGATGCGATCGAGAAGAAGTCGTACGAGGAATATGCCGCGAACCTCAACGGGTACGAACTTGAGGACGACGACCGTGATTTGCTCGAGTCAGACGGCTCGGCCTCGGATGAAGACACCAGACGTTCGCGTCAGGTCGGCGTACTCGCCATAGTGGGCCGACCCAATGTCGGCAAATCGACATTGGTGAATCGCATCCTGGGCCGTCGAGCAGCCGTTGTCGAAGACACTCCCGGAGTCACCAGGGATCGTGTCGGATACGATGCGGAATGGGCGGGGCACGATTTCCGGCTCGTCGATACCGGCGGTTGGGAATCCGATGTCGAAGGCATCGAATCGGCGATTGCATCCCAAGCACAGGTCGCCGTCACGCTCGCTGATGCAGTGGTGCTGGTGGTCGACGGGCAGGTCGGTCTGACGGCAAGCGACGAACGCATCGTCAAGATGCTGAGGGCGTCAGGAAAGCCCATACTTCTCGCAGTGAACAAGGTCGACGACAGCAGTGGCGAATACATGGCCGCCGAATTCTGGAAGCTTGGGATGGGGGAGCCATACGCCATTTCTGCTATGCACGGTCGGGGCATCGGCGAGCTTCTGGATGCCGCCATCGCCGGTCTCGCCTCTGCGGAGGCGACTTCCGGGTATCTGACCCCAACTGGTTTGCGGCGAGTCGCTCTGGTGGGCAGACCCAATGTCGGCAAGTCGTCCTTGCTCAATCAACTGGCCCACGAGGAACGGGCGGTGGTCAACGAGTTGGCGGGAACCACGCGCGACCCTGTCGACGAGGTAATCGACATCGCCGGTGAGGACTGGCTTTTTGTGGATACAGCCGGTATCAAACGCCGCATGCACAAAGTTTCGGGCGCCGACTACTATTCGAGTCTCCGCACCCAGGCCGCCATCGAACGCTCCGAACTGGCCCTGGTGCTCTTCGACTCCTCTCAACCAATCTCCGACCAGGATCTGAAGGTTATGAGCCAGGCGGTAGACGCCGGTCGTGCAATCGTGCTCATCTTCAACAAATGGGATCTGCTCGATGATTTCGGACGTCAGCGTCTGGAACGTCTTTGGGAAACCGAATTCGAGCGAGTGACCTGGGCGCAGAGAGTGAACCTGTCGGCACTGACCGGATGGCATACCAACCGTCTGCTCTCCGCGATGGAAACCGCACTGGTGTCCTGGGACAAGAGAATACCGACCGGACGCCTCAACGCCTTCCTCGGGCAGATACAGGCTGCCCATCCGCATCCGCTCAGAGGCGGCAAGCAGCCACGCATTCTATTCGCCACCCAGGCTTCGAACAGGCCGCCGCGATTCGTCATCTTCGCCACCGGCTTCCTTGAGCATGGGTACCGGCGATTCATCGAACGGTCATTGCGCGAGGAATTCGGTTTCGAAGGCACTCCGATACAGATTTCCGTGAATATCCGCGAAAAGCGCAGGAAAAAGTAA